From Streptomyces yatensis, one genomic window encodes:
- the tcuA gene encoding FAD-dependent tricarballylate dehydrogenase TcuA encodes MTETPAPTIVVAGAGLTGLSAAISAREAGARVVLLEKGGREDVGGNAAFSGGLFLFCYDGPDDLTSITEDFEPGMKADRIEAPPYTRQAYAAELSAMSGGQAEPRLVDRLAERSLDTVRWLAAKGVRFTFNRTVGAAVRDGVLHIPPGQILTCTGEGMSRGFEVIRPLLAHAERIGVEIRWCAPLVEVVRGDGRVTGAVVGDGGETVPADAVVVATGGFQASRELRRECLGPQWETVRLRGTRLATGDGIRAALRAGAQKAGAWASCHSAAVDPTRPSPQRSEASPPFPLHGFWLGVLINRHGERFVDEGPGPWVKNYSKMGKAIMRQPGCEAFEIFDQRTAARVADEFAGAAEPIVAHSVPELAERIGVPADRLAHTLQAFNNACPSGDGASEGRGTAGITPPKSGWASPLDQPPFVAYHAVAGLTFTFGGIRIDPDGRALSADGTPVPGLYAAGEAVGGLFYGDYPGGAALMRAAVFGRVAGATAAQETKPAPHPA; translated from the coding sequence GTGACGGAAACCCCTGCGCCCACGATCGTCGTCGCCGGCGCCGGGCTGACCGGGCTCTCGGCGGCGATCTCCGCCCGCGAGGCCGGCGCCCGCGTGGTGCTGCTGGAAAAGGGCGGCCGCGAGGACGTCGGCGGGAACGCCGCCTTTTCCGGCGGGCTGTTCCTGTTCTGCTATGACGGGCCGGACGATCTGACGTCCATCACGGAGGACTTCGAGCCGGGTATGAAAGCCGACCGGATCGAGGCACCCCCTTACACCCGCCAGGCCTACGCGGCCGAGTTGTCGGCGATGAGCGGCGGCCAAGCCGAGCCGCGGCTGGTCGACCGGCTCGCCGAGCGGTCGTTGGACACGGTCCGCTGGCTGGCCGCGAAGGGCGTCCGCTTCACGTTCAACCGAACCGTGGGCGCCGCGGTCCGCGACGGTGTCCTGCACATTCCACCCGGCCAGATCCTGACGTGCACCGGCGAGGGAATGTCACGCGGGTTCGAGGTGATCCGGCCCCTGTTGGCGCACGCCGAGCGAATCGGCGTGGAAATCCGCTGGTGCGCACCGCTGGTGGAGGTGGTGCGCGGCGACGGCCGGGTCACCGGTGCCGTGGTCGGCGACGGCGGCGAGACCGTGCCCGCCGACGCGGTGGTGGTCGCCACCGGCGGCTTCCAGGCCAGCCGGGAACTTCGCCGCGAGTGCCTGGGGCCGCAGTGGGAGACGGTGCGCCTGCGCGGCACCCGCCTGGCCACGGGCGACGGGATCCGGGCCGCACTGCGCGCCGGGGCGCAGAAGGCCGGGGCCTGGGCGAGCTGCCATTCGGCCGCGGTCGACCCGACCAGGCCCTCGCCACAGCGCAGTGAGGCCTCACCGCCCTTCCCGCTGCACGGCTTCTGGCTCGGCGTGCTCATCAACCGCCACGGCGAGCGGTTCGTCGACGAGGGCCCCGGCCCGTGGGTCAAGAACTACTCGAAGATGGGCAAGGCCATCATGCGCCAGCCGGGATGCGAGGCCTTCGAGATCTTCGACCAGCGCACCGCGGCCCGGGTGGCCGACGAGTTCGCCGGTGCGGCCGAGCCCATCGTCGCGCACAGTGTCCCGGAGCTCGCCGAGCGGATCGGGGTACCCGCCGACCGGCTGGCGCACACGCTCCAGGCGTTCAACAACGCCTGCCCGTCCGGTGACGGCGCGAGCGAAGGTCGCGGCACGGCCGGCATCACACCGCCCAAGTCGGGTTGGGCCTCGCCCCTCGACCAGCCACCGTTCGTCGCCTACCACGCCGTCGCGGGGCTCACCTTCACCTTCGGCGGCATCCGGATCGACCCGGACGGGCGGGCTCTCAGCGCGGACGGGACGCCGGTGCCGGGTCTGTACGCGGCCGGCGAGGCCGTGGGTGGCCTGTTCTACGGCGACTATCCCGGTGGTGCCGCTCTCATGCGCGCCGCGGTGTTCGGCCGCGTGGCCGGAGCCACCGCCGCGCAGGAAACGAAACCCGCTCCTCACCCGGCCTGA
- a CDS encoding TIGR03084 family metal-binding protein, whose amino-acid sequence MDGGVPRELLDDLTAEFDSLRALVPAGTNLRRPTPAVGWDVGASVSHLIGCDLLAEAAVDAPGAFRRARPATDVGLAELLADHITARKDLPVERLRQEWADAFAAMMRAFTSSRREQRVPWFVPPMSPATLATARLMEYFAHGQDVADALKIVRRPTDRLRHVCHLGFVTFEFSFANRGLPVPPSPPRVELRLPSGRSWARGPEGADAVVTGDALDFALVVTQRKQPLDTSLTCRGEVAEQWLAIAQCFAGPPGPGAGG is encoded by the coding sequence ATGGACGGCGGAGTTCCGCGCGAGCTGCTCGACGATCTCACGGCGGAGTTCGACTCGCTGCGGGCGCTCGTCCCCGCGGGGACAAACCTGCGGCGTCCAACCCCGGCCGTCGGTTGGGATGTTGGAGCCAGCGTGTCGCACCTGATCGGCTGCGACCTGCTGGCCGAGGCGGCCGTGGACGCCCCCGGTGCATTCCGGCGTGCCCGTCCTGCGACGGACGTGGGTCTGGCCGAGCTCCTCGCAGATCACATCACGGCCCGCAAAGACCTCCCGGTGGAGCGACTGCGACAGGAATGGGCCGATGCCTTCGCGGCGATGATGAGGGCTTTCACGTCCTCGCGTCGGGAACAGAGGGTGCCCTGGTTCGTGCCGCCGATGAGCCCGGCGACGCTGGCCACGGCTCGTCTCATGGAGTACTTCGCTCACGGCCAGGATGTCGCCGACGCCCTGAAGATCGTCCGCCGGCCCACCGACCGGCTCCGGCACGTCTGTCACCTCGGGTTCGTCACCTTCGAGTTCAGCTTCGCCAACCGCGGCCTGCCCGTGCCGCCGTCTCCACCGCGCGTCGAACTGCGCCTGCCCAGCGGCCGGTCATGGGCCCGTGGTCCGGAAGGCGCCGATGCTGTCGTCACCGGCGACGCGCTCGACTTCGCCCTGGTGGTCACCCAACGCAAGCAACCCCTCGACACGTCCCTGACCTGCCGAGGCGAGGTCGCTGAGCAGTGGCTCGCGATCGCCCAGTGTTTCGCGGGCCCGCCCGGCCCGGGGGCCGGGGGCTAG
- a CDS encoding TetR/AcrR family transcriptional regulator — protein MEQDGDAAARRRSYRKGPERRAQIIARAIELFAAQGVGASLRAIGDSIGVSHAALRYYFATRDDLLLEVYRAHEAGGNAKPTPEEVSAVVVMEQSAEENRAIPGLVELYATLTTDALQAQAHPRTREFVQARFARLRADLAERIRVGQRAGAIAVDIDAEDAASLVIAASDGLQLQWLLDPDAVDVRRSLRLLERLLPDRDRTAGPSAEHGQDRPM, from the coding sequence ATGGAACAGGACGGTGACGCGGCGGCGCGCAGGCGGTCGTACCGGAAGGGCCCCGAGAGGCGCGCGCAGATCATCGCGCGCGCCATCGAGTTGTTCGCCGCGCAGGGGGTGGGCGCGTCGCTGCGGGCGATCGGTGACTCGATCGGTGTGTCGCACGCGGCACTGCGGTACTACTTCGCGACTCGCGACGATCTGCTGCTGGAGGTGTACCGCGCTCACGAGGCGGGAGGTAACGCCAAGCCGACGCCGGAGGAGGTGTCGGCAGTGGTGGTGATGGAGCAGAGCGCCGAAGAGAACCGGGCGATCCCCGGTCTGGTCGAGCTCTACGCCACACTGACCACCGATGCCCTGCAAGCGCAGGCCCACCCTCGCACCCGGGAGTTCGTCCAGGCGCGCTTCGCGCGGCTGCGCGCCGACCTGGCCGAGCGGATCCGCGTCGGCCAGCGTGCCGGTGCGATCGCCGTCGACATCGATGCGGAAGACGCCGCCTCGTTGGTCATCGCCGCGTCCGATGGTCTGCAGCTGCAGTGGCTGCTCGACCCGGACGCGGTCGATGTGCGGCGGTCCCTGAGGCTCCTCGAGCGGCTGCTTCCGGACCGGGACCGGACGGCCGGCCCGTCGGCCGAGCACGGGCAGGACCGGCCGATGTGA
- a CDS encoding aldo/keto reductase produces MKTFTMPGTDILAPNVVLGLMRIADKTDEDVRELVRTARDAGIDFIDHADIYGGELHACERRFADAMALSPSQRDEITIQTKAGIVTDGPYYDFSYEHIITSVEGSLAALRTDRIDILLLHRPDALVEPEEVARAFDDLESSGKVRAFGVSNQTPRQIDLLRRYVRQPIVANQLQLSVTHAPIIAQGIAANMLAEQQSATLDGGGIVDYCRLNDITIQAWSPFQAGFFTGVFLGSPEYPELNAVIDRLAGQYDVPAIAIATAWITRHPAQMQVVLGTTNPERVAGAAQGSEVRLTRAEWYELFRAAGHLVP; encoded by the coding sequence GTGAAGACCTTCACCATGCCCGGCACCGACATCCTCGCCCCGAACGTCGTGCTCGGCCTGATGCGTATCGCCGACAAGACCGACGAGGACGTCCGCGAACTCGTCCGCACCGCGCGCGATGCGGGCATCGACTTCATTGACCACGCCGACATCTACGGCGGCGAGCTGCACGCTTGTGAACGCCGCTTCGCCGACGCGATGGCGCTGAGCCCGTCGCAGCGCGACGAGATCACGATCCAGACCAAGGCGGGAATCGTGACGGACGGGCCGTACTACGACTTCTCTTACGAGCACATCATCACATCGGTCGAGGGTTCACTCGCGGCCCTGCGGACTGACCGCATCGACATCCTGCTGCTGCACCGCCCCGACGCGCTTGTCGAGCCCGAAGAGGTGGCCCGCGCCTTCGACGATCTCGAATCCTCGGGCAAGGTGCGCGCCTTCGGTGTCTCGAACCAGACCCCACGCCAGATCGACCTGCTGCGCAGGTACGTGCGTCAGCCCATCGTGGCCAACCAGCTTCAGCTCTCGGTCACACACGCGCCGATCATCGCTCAAGGGATCGCCGCGAACATGCTGGCGGAGCAGCAGTCGGCCACCCTCGACGGCGGAGGGATCGTCGACTACTGCCGTCTGAACGACATCACCATCCAGGCGTGGTCTCCCTTCCAGGCCGGTTTCTTCACGGGTGTCTTCCTCGGCTCGCCGGAATACCCCGAGCTCAACGCCGTTATCGACCGCCTCGCCGGCCAGTACGACGTCCCCGCCATCGCGATCGCGACTGCCTGGATCACCCGCCACCCCGCTCAGATGCAGGTCGTGCTCGGCACCACCAACCCGGAGCGTGTCGCGGGCGCCGCCCAGGGCTCCGAAGTTCGACTCACCCGGGCCGAGTGGTACGAACTGTTCCGCGCCGCCGGGCACCTCGTGCCCTGA
- a CDS encoding AMP-binding protein — protein sequence MTPTIARGNGAPGLENFSDLADGTVGGLIAARAGEHPDQPALVFEDSELTYGALDAAVTDVARGLLSAGAAPGNSVGIFLPNRPEYLLAWLGAARAGLIEVPINTAYKGSFLDHAIRGTGVRVLVTDAALLELLADLPDVPPTLKTVVLMDGDRPRRIPPAVTVQTWNDLLAAGDPAADLPGVAPKDPVATMLTSGTTGRSKGVVYPHLMQLVAARECAVQMATTADERLYTCLPLFHGAAQINISLHAFYAGATVVLGRRFSASRFWDELRTHRVTQFNALGSVLPMLLAQPPSDRDRDHRATKVFAAPAPPQVLHPFEERFGVHVVEGYGLTEIKNVLYNPLGARKVGSLGLPTDSSLLEIHDEFGNRAAPGQAGEIVYRPRLANIMFSGYHRDPEATLATMKDLWWHTGDLGYTDEDGYFYFIDRKKDALRRRGENISSHEVESVLLAYPGIVAAAAVGTPSELGEDEVLAVVQLEPGHEPDHTGLFAHCDRSMPHFMVPRYYRFVDRLPVTPNGKVRKHQLRDRGSADAWDALAAGLKPTRHA from the coding sequence CCAGCCCGCGCTGGTCTTCGAGGACAGCGAACTGACCTACGGCGCACTCGACGCGGCCGTCACCGACGTGGCGCGCGGTCTCCTCTCGGCAGGCGCCGCCCCGGGCAACTCGGTGGGGATCTTCCTGCCCAACCGGCCCGAATACCTGCTCGCCTGGCTCGGGGCGGCCCGTGCCGGCCTCATCGAGGTCCCGATCAACACCGCCTACAAGGGCTCCTTCCTCGACCACGCGATCCGCGGCACCGGCGTGCGTGTTCTGGTCACCGACGCGGCCCTGCTGGAACTTCTCGCCGACCTGCCCGACGTACCACCGACACTCAAGACCGTCGTGCTGATGGACGGCGACCGGCCCCGCCGCATTCCGCCCGCGGTGACGGTACAGACCTGGAACGACCTGCTCGCGGCCGGTGATCCGGCGGCGGACCTCCCCGGCGTCGCGCCCAAGGACCCGGTCGCGACCATGCTCACGTCCGGAACGACCGGGCGGAGCAAGGGTGTGGTGTACCCGCACCTGATGCAGCTGGTCGCCGCGCGCGAGTGCGCGGTGCAGATGGCCACGACCGCCGACGAGCGGCTCTACACATGTCTCCCGCTGTTCCACGGTGCCGCGCAGATCAACATATCCCTGCACGCCTTCTACGCGGGGGCGACCGTGGTCCTCGGCCGCCGGTTCAGCGCCAGCAGGTTCTGGGACGAACTGCGCACCCACCGGGTCACCCAGTTCAACGCCCTCGGCTCGGTCCTGCCGATGCTCCTGGCGCAGCCCCCCTCCGACCGCGATCGCGACCACCGGGCGACGAAGGTGTTCGCCGCACCCGCCCCGCCCCAGGTGCTCCATCCCTTCGAGGAGCGCTTCGGCGTACACGTCGTCGAGGGCTACGGGCTCACCGAGATCAAGAACGTTCTCTACAACCCCCTCGGCGCCCGGAAGGTCGGCTCGCTGGGCCTGCCCACCGACTCGTCCCTCCTGGAGATCCACGACGAGTTCGGGAACCGTGCCGCGCCGGGCCAGGCCGGGGAGATCGTCTACCGGCCGCGCCTTGCGAACATCATGTTCTCCGGCTACCACCGCGATCCCGAAGCCACGCTCGCGACCATGAAGGATCTGTGGTGGCACACCGGCGATCTGGGCTACACCGACGAAGACGGCTACTTCTACTTCATCGACCGCAAGAAGGACGCCCTGCGCCGCCGCGGCGAGAACATCTCCTCCCACGAGGTCGAGTCGGTGCTGCTGGCCTACCCCGGCATCGTGGCCGCTGCCGCCGTCGGCACGCCGTCGGAGCTGGGCGAGGACGAGGTCCTGGCCGTCGTGCAGCTCGAACCCGGCCACGAGCCGGACCACACGGGCCTGTTCGCTCACTGCGACCGGTCGATGCCGCACTTCATGGTCCCCCGCTACTACCGCTTCGTGGACCGGCTTCCCGTCACACCCAACGGCAAGGTGCGCAAACACCAGTTGCGTGACCGGGGCAGCGCCGATGCCTGGGACGCGCTCGCCGCCGGGCTCAAGCCCACCCGCCACGCCTGA
- a CDS encoding flavin reductase family protein, whose protein sequence is MRSAERAGQERAAVEPADPARHCLAGWLPARHRLGGQPGGGRTSSTFLVIAERGTFCVNVLATDQEWICRALSVSGGDKFTQVPWRPGPHEAPVIDGAVAWIGCTIEAVHAVGDHRIVIGRVDDLVADSTASPLLFFQSRYNQLVSA, encoded by the coding sequence CTGAGGAGCGCGGAGCGGGCCGGACAGGAACGGGCCGCGGTAGAGCCCGCCGATCCGGCCCGCCATTGCCTGGCTGGCTGGCTGCCCGCCCGACATCGGCTGGGCGGGCAGCCAGGCGGCGGCAGGACGTCATCGACCTTCCTGGTCATCGCCGAGCGCGGCACCTTCTGCGTGAACGTTCTCGCCACCGACCAGGAGTGGATCTGCCGTGCGCTGTCGGTCTCGGGAGGCGACAAGTTCACGCAGGTGCCCTGGCGGCCCGGGCCGCACGAAGCCCCGGTCATCGACGGCGCGGTCGCCTGGATCGGCTGCACGATCGAAGCCGTACACGCCGTCGGCGACCACCGCATCGTCATCGGACGTGTCGACGACCTCGTCGCTGACAGCACGGCGTCACCCCTGCTGTTCTTCCAAAGCCGCTACAACCAACTCGTATCCGCCTGA
- a CDS encoding pyruvate carboxyltransferase: MSLPDAVRIREIATRLTFQDHAVPTDVKIEFARRLIDAGVRAFELSSFVSPDLVPGLADAAEVFARVPRVSGLSLGCCVANPRGLTRAVDAGADTAYFLLSADEEFARANTGRSTRESMRELERMAAYAADRNIVLGTYVIFAWGGPTGPPRTGADIEPLARGLLDIGVDRWILADSSGYAAPPQMCELVTAELAHVPPGNLTVQVHDDRGMGLAALLPLLELGIHDIDTSLAGRGGHPAMPGTQGGGLCTEDAVQLLERSGVATGIDLPRLIETANWLTGEVGVPGEGFVRHTGPVPSAARPGTSLSFTW, translated from the coding sequence ATGTCCCTACCCGACGCCGTACGCATCCGGGAGATCGCCACCCGGTTGACCTTCCAGGACCATGCGGTCCCGACCGACGTCAAGATCGAATTCGCGCGGCGGCTCATCGACGCCGGTGTCCGCGCGTTCGAACTGTCCTCCTTCGTCAGCCCCGATCTCGTACCAGGCCTCGCCGACGCCGCGGAGGTGTTCGCGCGTGTGCCGCGAGTGTCCGGACTCAGCCTCGGCTGCTGCGTCGCCAATCCGCGCGGGCTTACCCGCGCGGTCGACGCGGGTGCCGACACGGCGTACTTCCTGCTCTCCGCTGACGAGGAATTCGCCCGCGCCAACACCGGACGGTCCACGCGGGAGTCGATGCGCGAACTGGAGCGCATGGCCGCCTACGCCGCGGACCGGAACATCGTGCTCGGCACCTACGTCATCTTCGCCTGGGGCGGGCCGACCGGCCCCCCGCGCACCGGCGCGGATATCGAACCGCTGGCCCGGGGGCTCCTCGACATCGGGGTGGACCGCTGGATTCTCGCGGATTCCTCCGGCTACGCGGCGCCGCCCCAGATGTGCGAACTGGTCACCGCCGAGCTCGCGCATGTGCCGCCGGGGAACCTGACGGTGCAGGTCCACGACGACCGCGGCATGGGCCTCGCCGCACTGCTGCCACTCCTCGAACTCGGCATCCACGACATCGACACCTCCCTTGCCGGCAGAGGCGGCCACCCGGCGATGCCCGGCACCCAGGGCGGCGGTCTGTGCACCGAGGACGCCGTGCAATTGCTCGAACGGTCCGGGGTCGCCACCGGTATCGACCTGCCCCGCCTGATCGAGACGGCGAACTGGCTCACCGGCGAGGTCGGCGTGCCCGGCGAGGGATTCGTCCGGCACACCGGCCCCGTACCGAGCGCCGCCCGGCCCGGCACGTCCCTCTCCTTCACGTGGTGA